In Nasonia vitripennis strain AsymCx chromosome 2, Nvit_psr_1.1, whole genome shotgun sequence, a genomic segment contains:
- the LOC100122297 gene encoding uncharacterized protein LOC100122297: MDRTRRSLRKTALSLLLPLLLLASANGEAPLVDSSALPLEHRSVYGPPAQYGAPGGSHGGAEENWPLASPDTPQIKHLQVQCEKTHMRVNIEFDRPFYGMIFSKGFYSDPHCVHLKPGTGHLSATFEIFLNSCGMSSSANHNVAPYGSPTPSGSYVENTIIIQYDPYVQEVWDQARKLRCTWYDFYEKAVTFRPFQVDMLHAVTANFLGDNLQCWMQIQVGKGPWASEVSGIVKIGQTMTMVLAIKDDENKFDMLVRNCVAHDGKRAPIQLVDQYGCVVRPKIMSRFQKIKNFGPSASVVSFAYFQAFKFPDSMNVHFQCVIQVCRYNCPEPKCGHPGLEYGAASNSISSEYGAPVHQGLSSEYGAPPLPEYGIPPAYPDPRHPSGPAGAYSEPSPDVVPAPQAQTSSSSPSSTSTGNEATASSSAPQQSSQQQQQQQQQDSIHLPPPPLPGHPAAAYQTVKRKGTVGSDELEGNLATLGGRPRSVEGLPAELRGARRRRNVIAADEDDENESFFHTVTLVTSHVYKRAAQEMTDVNTSRIIQVVAPGDVNFALGNTSSDNDTTVVIQDAASNSDPETICMSLPGFVGGLVMLLLVIVVASLVAAFLFVRVRAVDRKNAGISLGFAHPAYVTENPELVKVAN; this comes from the exons AGCGCAAATGGCGAAGCGCCACTGGTGGACAGCAGCGCGTTGCCGTTGGAGCACCGCTCGGTCTACGGACCCCCGGCCCAATACGGTGCACCCGGAGGCTCTCACGGAGGTGCCGAGGAGAACTGGCCGCTCGCCTCTCCCGACACGCCCCAGATTAAGCACCTGCAGGTGCAGTGCGAGAAGACGCACATGCGCGTCAACATCGAGTTCGATCGACCCTTCTACGGGATGATCTTCAGCAAGGGATTCTACTCCGACCCTCACTGCGTTCATCTGAAGCCTGGCACTGGTCACCTCAGCGCCACCTTCGAGATCTTCCTCAACTCCTGCGGAATGAGTTCCTCGGCCAACCACAACGTTGCACCCTACGGCTCACCGACGCCCTCGGGTAGCTACGTCGAGAACACCATCATCATCCAGTACGATCCCTACGTCCAGGAGGTCTGGGATCAGGCCAGGAAGCTCAGGTGCACCTGGTACGACTTCTACGAGAAGGCCGTCACCTTCAGACCATTCCAGGTCGACATGCTGCACGCCGTCACGGCCAACTTCTTGGGAGACAACCTCCAGTGCTGGATGCAGATCCAGGTCGGTAAGGGACCCTGGGCCTCCGAGGTGTCCGGTATCGTCAAGATCGGACAGACCATGACAATGGTCTTGGCCATCAAGGACGACGAGAATAAGTTCGACATGCTCGTGAGGAACTGCGTTGCTCACGACGGAAAGAGGGCGCCCATCCAGCTGGTTGACCAGTACGGATGTGTCGTTAGGCCCAAGATCATGTCCAG GTTCCAGAAGATCAAGAACTTTGGACCAAGCGCCTCGGTGGTGAGCTTCGCCTACTTCCAGGCCTTCAAGTTCCCCGACAGCATGAACGTGCACTTCCAGTGCGTCATCCAGGTTTGCCGCTACAACTGCCCCGAGCCCAAGTGCGGTCACCCTGGTCTCGAGTACGGCGCCGCCTCCAACTCCATCTCCTCCGAGTACGGAGCACCAGTTCACCAGGGACTCTCGTCCGAGTACGGAGCACCTCCGTTACCCGAGTACGGAATCCCACCAGCATACCCCGATCCCCGTCATCCAAGCGGACCGGCTGGAGCATACAG CGAGCCGAGTCCCGACGTAGTACCAGCCCCGCAAGCTCAGACCTCCTCGTCATCGCCCAGCTCGACGTCGACGGGTAACGAAGCCACGGCCAGTAGCAGCGCACCCCAGCAATCatcccagcagcagcaacagcagcagcaacaagaCAGCATCCACCTGCCACCTCCTCCTCTGCCCGGACACCCCGCGGCCGCTTATCAGACCGTCAAGAGGAAGGGAACCGTCGGCAGCGACGAGCTCGAAGGCAATCTCGCGACGCTCGGCGGAAGGCCGAGGTCCGTCGAGGGTCTCCCCGCTGAGCTGCGCGGCGCCAGGAGACGAAGGAACGTCATCGCTGctgacgaggacgacgagaaCGAG AGCTTCTTCCACACGGTGACGCTCGTCACCTCGCACGTGTACAAGCGAGCCGCCCAAGAGATGACGGACGTCAACACCTCGCGCATAATCCAGGTCGTCGCTCCCGGAGACGTGAACTTCGCCCTGGGCAACACGAGCTCCGACAACGACACGACCGTCGTCATCCAGGACGCCGCGTCGAACAGTGACCCCGAGACCATCTGCATGTCCCTCCCGGGCTTCGTCGGCGGCCTCGTCATGCTGCTgctcgtcatcgtcgtcgcctCGCTCGTCGCCGCGTTCCTCTTCGTGCGCGTCCGCGCCGTCGATCGCAAAAACGCCGGCATCAGCTTGGGCTTCGCTCATCCGGCTTACGTCACCGAGAACCCCGAGCTCGTCAAGGTCGCCAACTGA
- the LOC107980651 gene encoding 58 kDa phosphoprotein → MKYFLLTFVVALCLACALAQMPGGMPYGMPGGMPDMSKLMGMMKNMMGGAMPGGGPPGGPPPPPPQEGAQA, encoded by the exons ATGAAGTACTTCTTGCTTACCTTTGTTGTTGCACTATGCTTGGCTTGCGCTTTGGCG CAAATGCCAGGTGGCATGCCCTATGGCATGCCCGGTGGTATGCCTGACATGAGCAAACTCATGGGCATGATGAAAAACATGATGGGAGGTGCTATGCCCGGTGGTGGCCCACCTGGtg gcccaccaccaccaccgccaCAGGAAGGAGCCCAAGCTTAA